Part of the Pseudomonadota bacterium genome, CGACGGCTCACCGTCGCTGGGTGGCTACCTCAATGACTACGCGTTTTTGCTCGATGCCGTCCTCGAACTCTTGCAGCTAAACTGGCGTTCCTCGTGGCTACATTTCGCGGTTGAACTAGCCGACGCCATGCTTGAACAATTCTACGATACGCTGGATGGTGGTTTTTTCTTTACGGCGGATGATCACGAGACGCTCATTCACCGAATGAAACCGTTCGCGGATGAAGCCATTCCAAACGGCAATGGCGTGGCGGCCAAAGCGCTCAACCGACTCGGTCATATGCTGGCCGACACGCGTTACCTCGAAGCAGCCGAGCGCACTATTCGACTGGCCTGGTCGACGATCAACAGTGTGCCGCACGGGCATTGCACGCTTCTCGACGCGCTGGATGAGCACCTCACGCCAGTAACCTGTGTAATTGTTCGCGCACCGAAGTCCGAACTTGCTCAATGGTTGCCGGTCGTGCAATCCACCTACGCACCGGGTCGATTGTGTTTTGGTATTCCGGATGACGCTGACAACTTGCCCGAGGCCATCGGCGTGCGCGTTGCTCGCGACGGGGGCGTCGCCTACATTTGTGAAGGCACACACTGCAGTGCGCCCATTACATCACCAGCGACGCTTGCTCAAGCCGTGAAAAAACTCGGGTGAGTGCCCGTGGTGATGGCGAGTTCGCGCGCACAGTGGATTAGCCCAACGGTCAGTGGCGATCAGGGCGCCCCGCCCGCTGTAGTATCACCGCCTTCTTTTTGCCGCACGACGCGATCCTCGGGCATCATCGCATCCGCACTCAACGGTCGTCGCTGCCACGTTTCGCCATCAAAAAAGACCTCAAACGTTGGCCAATATTTGTGGTCGAGCTTGAGAGTGATCACCTCGACCACATTGTTCCAAGTGACGGTCTTGAGCCGCACAGAATCGCGGTCCTGTTTGTCCTCAATCGCATCGATGAAGCTGTCAAGGTTTTCAATACGCATGCCATCAACCGCGGTGATACGTCGACCACCCCATAAACCGTAGCGCGTGGACGGCGATCCATACGAAAAGTACGCCACGTAGACGCCGTCGGGTTCGATACCGCGCTGCGCGGCAAGCGCTCGATGCGGCTCTTGCAGTAACGCACCCGCCCAGAGCAACGCCCTCTGAATGCCGATCGTATCTGGCGTCGCGGTTTGCACATCGAAGCGCATCACGTCATCCCCTCGCCAGATACTGACCGAGACGCTCGGCCGTTGCGTGGCTTTCTCCACTTCGCGAAACTGATTGACGATCTTGCCATTGACCGAAAGTATCAGATCGCCCGGGCGCAGTAAGCGCGAAGCATCCGATCCGGCTACCGTACGCTGCACCTTGAGCACCTGACGTTTTTGAGGATTGTGCCCCTCCAGCTTGGATACCCAGTCATCGGGCAAATCGAGTCGACGTGCAGCCGACAGAGGAATCTTGACAAACTCGGCCTCAAGCGAATAAATCGGTTCGCCAGTGACCACGTGATCAACCAGATCCACCACCACTTCGGCCGGCACGCCCATATTGGTCTGACTGATCGATTGTCCGCCCTGATACGCAAAACTGGACCAAAGCGACACAACACGCCCCCGTTTGTCGGCCAATACGCCATCGACATTGTTGGCGGCATTGACGACTGATACGGTTTCAAGATTGGTGTCGCGAAACCGAAAGGTGCGAGACAACGGAAACGACACCGGGTCGAGCGATGCGACTTCCGTCGCAACACTGCGCACACTGTCGTCAATCTTCAAGCCAACCACCCACAGCTTGTCGCCGGGTTTAACCGGCCGCACATCAAACGTCGCAGCCTTGACAGGCGTGTCCCCAAGTAAATCCGGGTCGTATGAGATAACCGACAGGTTATGCAGCGGATGAATATAGCGAACGCGTGCTGGAATCTCGATGGAGCCGGCCACCGTGATTTTGACATCCCCCAGCGCGACCGGCACGGTGTTGCGGTCAACCACCACCAGCCCTCGTTCGGCGTCGACAATAACGCCGGTGCCATGATAATGCAGATCGCCGACTCCCGAAGCGGTGTACGGCATATCGAAGTTCACCCGCACAAGGCTCGGCGCAAGCCGTTCTGCTCGGGCATCGTCACTCTCAGGAAAGGTCGCGGAGGCGGCAGAAACCGGTTGACTGTTGGCTGGCCCCGGGTCGAGCGCTTGGCAAGGCCAAAAGCCCAATGAATCATTGCGCACACAGTGCGCGGCGGGAAACCACTTACGATCCATGCGCACTACGCCCACAACACTATTGGCCGGATCGGCGTAGGTGTAGTAACGCACCTGTGCGCGGTCGCCATCGGCCAGCTGCGCCAGCACATCGCCCAACGCATCCACATCGGGCGTTGGCTCGCCATCAACTTCGGTGATCACCGCCGCACGTGGGATGGCCGCAGTGGAAAAGATGTAGCCGGGGTCCGCCACATAAACACCCTCGGGCGGCATATTGAAGTGTCGCGCCTGCTGATACGACAACCGATGGAGAATCGCGTCACCCACTTGAATAAACTCACTGGGGGATATGGCGTGCAGATCTTGCACTCTAATCGTGTG contains:
- a CDS encoding trypsin-like peptidase domain-containing protein, translated to MISSPQCIHVGRRRQRFAPGRHWLTVLLAVGVLAAPVTRGDTDVTQWSQTLEKISSGVVSIRVDVTRAFDTEWSQSTQATGFVVDAKRGLILTNRHVVTASPVVAQAVFLNHEEVELLPVYRDPVHDFGFYRYDPEQLRYIEPYEFTLKKENARIGREIRVVGNDAGEQLSILAGTIAKLDREAPDYGAGKYNDFNTFYLQAASGTSGGSSGSPVIDINGDVVALNAGANSAAASSFFLPLDRIERALALLQADEPITRGTLQTVFVHKPFDELRRLGLSDNSERLARQLDHHYNGMLVVDQVVPGALAADVLQSGDILLELNGEPLASFIPLEKVLDAEVGNDVTLTMERGGETLTHTIRVQDLHAISPSEFIQVGDAILHRLSYQQARHFNMPPEGVYVADPGYIFSTAAIPRAAVITEVDGEPTPDVDALGDVLAQLADGDRAQVRYYTYADPANSVVGVVRMDRKWFPAAHCVRNDSLGFWPCQALDPGPANSQPVSAASATFPESDDARAERLAPSLVRVNFDMPYTASGVGDLHYHGTGVIVDAERGLVVVDRNTVPVALGDVKITVAGSIEIPARVRYIHPLHNLSVISYDPDLLGDTPVKAATFDVRPVKPGDKLWVVGLKIDDSVRSVATEVASLDPVSFPLSRTFRFRDTNLETVSVVNAANNVDGVLADKRGRVVSLWSSFAYQGGQSISQTNMGVPAEVVVDLVDHVVTGEPIYSLEAEFVKIPLSAARRLDLPDDWVSKLEGHNPQKRQVLKVQRTVAGSDASRLLRPGDLILSVNGKIVNQFREVEKATQRPSVSVSIWRGDDVMRFDVQTATPDTIGIQRALLWAGALLQEPHRALAAQRGIEPDGVYVAYFSYGSPSTRYGLWGGRRITAVDGMRIENLDSFIDAIEDKQDRDSVRLKTVTWNNVVEVITLKLDHKYWPTFEVFFDGETWQRRPLSADAMMPEDRVVRQKEGGDTTAGGAP